The proteins below come from a single Halothiobacillus neapolitanus c2 genomic window:
- the uvrC gene encoding excinuclease ABC subunit UvrC yields the protein MTDQSVDHHDSEISPVFDAARFLKSVTERPGIYRMYGEDDVILYIGKARNLKARLSSYFRGQQAIKTQALVRQIVRIEITATQTEAEALLLESNLIKAHRPRYNILLRDDKSYPWIYVSTDQDYPRLAYHRGARKRKGCYFGPYSAPSAVRETLNLLEKVFKVRQCEDSVFRNRSRPCLQYQIGRCTAPCVGFISPEAYRQDVDDTMAFLSGRSQILTEQLAERMAQAAAALDFEQAAQLRDQISQLRVVAQQQSITGVNGDADVIALIMVMNLTVVAVSTIRDGRHLGTRSYFPQVPADTEPAETMAGFISQYYAEREAPVRVLCSPLPQDVAFLSDGLSNAVGAQTGRRVTFTTPQRGKAREWLEQTAENARLAAQERLASRIGLETRFAALRAVTGLSQIQRIECFDISHTQGELTVASCVVFGVEGAQKDQYRRYSIEGITPGDDYAAMHQALTRRFARAQREGGILPDVLLIDGGAGQVAQAQAVLSALAIDSVYLLGVAKGVARRAGEERLIRPKTSTGQGGEETRLDPHDPALHLIQQVRDEAHRFAITGHRARRQKARTQSDLEKIPGVGAKRRQALLTHFGGMRGLRHASVAELAKVPGISMSLAEGIQAWLHEGADVPIEDRSGPSQQDQTTQDLISQDQVSQEQTG from the coding sequence ATGACTGACCAGTCCGTTGACCATCACGATTCGGAGATATCACCGGTTTTCGATGCGGCACGTTTTCTCAAATCGGTGACCGAACGCCCCGGCATCTACCGGATGTACGGTGAGGATGATGTGATTCTCTATATCGGCAAGGCACGGAATCTCAAGGCGCGCCTGTCGAGTTACTTTCGTGGTCAGCAGGCCATCAAAACACAGGCTTTGGTGCGCCAGATCGTCCGGATCGAGATCACCGCCACCCAGACCGAAGCCGAAGCATTGCTGCTGGAAAGCAATCTCATCAAGGCTCATCGCCCCCGATACAACATTCTGCTGCGCGACGATAAAAGCTACCCCTGGATCTACGTTTCAACCGATCAGGATTATCCGCGGCTCGCTTATCATCGCGGTGCCCGCAAGCGCAAAGGGTGCTATTTCGGGCCGTACAGTGCGCCCAGTGCGGTGCGCGAAACCCTGAACCTGCTCGAAAAGGTCTTCAAGGTGCGTCAGTGCGAAGACAGCGTGTTCCGCAATCGCAGCCGCCCTTGCCTGCAATATCAGATCGGACGATGCACCGCGCCGTGCGTTGGTTTCATCAGCCCGGAAGCTTATCGGCAGGACGTTGACGACACGATGGCCTTCCTAAGCGGGCGCAGCCAGATATTGACCGAACAATTGGCAGAACGCATGGCGCAGGCCGCCGCCGCACTCGACTTCGAACAGGCGGCGCAGTTGCGTGACCAGATCAGCCAGCTTCGCGTGGTAGCCCAACAGCAATCGATCACGGGCGTGAATGGTGATGCCGACGTGATTGCCCTGATCATGGTGATGAACCTGACGGTCGTGGCGGTATCGACCATTCGCGATGGTCGCCACCTTGGTACGCGCAGCTATTTCCCCCAAGTCCCGGCAGATACGGAACCGGCAGAAACCATGGCGGGTTTCATCAGCCAGTATTACGCCGAACGCGAAGCGCCCGTGCGCGTTTTATGCTCACCCCTGCCGCAGGATGTCGCGTTTTTGTCCGATGGCCTGTCCAATGCCGTGGGTGCACAAACTGGGCGTCGCGTCACCTTTACGACGCCGCAGCGAGGCAAGGCCCGCGAGTGGCTGGAGCAAACAGCAGAAAATGCGCGATTGGCCGCTCAAGAGCGCCTGGCCAGCCGGATTGGCCTTGAGACACGATTCGCCGCCTTGCGCGCTGTGACGGGGTTAAGCCAGATTCAACGCATTGAATGCTTTGATATTTCTCACACTCAAGGCGAATTAACCGTGGCGTCTTGTGTGGTTTTTGGGGTGGAAGGCGCGCAGAAAGATCAGTATCGTCGGTACTCGATCGAGGGCATCACGCCCGGCGATGATTATGCCGCCATGCATCAGGCGCTAACGCGCCGGTTCGCCCGCGCCCAGCGCGAGGGTGGGATTCTGCCGGATGTGCTCTTGATCGACGGAGGTGCCGGGCAAGTGGCGCAAGCTCAGGCAGTCCTCTCGGCACTGGCGATCGATTCGGTCTATCTTCTGGGTGTGGCCAAAGGGGTGGCGCGTCGAGCAGGCGAGGAACGACTGATCCGACCCAAGACATCGACCGGTCAGGGTGGTGAGGAAACACGGCTCGACCCGCATGATCCGGCACTGCACCTGATCCAGCAGGTACGCGACGAAGCGCATCGATTCGCCATTACCGGTCATCGGGCTCGGCGTCAGAAAGCCCGAACCCAATCGGATCTGGAAAAAATCCCCGGCGTCGGTGCCAAGCGACGACAAGCTCTGCTCACGCATTTTGGCGGCATGCGGGGCTTACGTCATGCCAGCGTCGCGGAATTGGCGAAAGTGCCGGGTATTTCGATGTCCCTGGCGGAAGGTATTCAGGCTTGGCTGCATGAGGGGGCGGATGTCCCGATCGAAGACCGATCAGGTCCTTCACAACAAGACCAAACAACTCAAGACCTGATATCACAAGATCAGGTATCACAAGAACAAACAGGATAG
- a CDS encoding response regulator, with product MIRVMLVDDHTMVRKALAHLIGSEQGIGVTSEADSGEAALALLKTETVDVVLCDIHMPGMGGLEAIRRIQARYPEIGLIAVTAEADAALARSVLEAGVHGYVTKDAPPQELITAIENARHKIRFISSRIAQEIALQSMRKTADPFETLSGREQQVLMMILEGKSNQFISDALCVSPKTVSTYKVRLQEKLGVNNDIELLRLAVKSGRVVINE from the coding sequence ATGATTCGCGTGATGCTCGTCGATGATCACACCATGGTGCGCAAGGCATTGGCTCATCTGATTGGAAGCGAGCAGGGCATTGGTGTGACATCTGAGGCGGATAGCGGTGAAGCGGCGTTGGCTTTGCTGAAAACCGAAACTGTCGATGTCGTGCTTTGTGATATCCACATGCCCGGCATGGGCGGCCTGGAAGCCATCCGGCGTATTCAGGCCCGCTATCCCGAGATCGGTTTGATCGCAGTAACAGCGGAAGCCGATGCGGCCTTAGCGCGCTCGGTTCTGGAGGCTGGCGTACATGGTTATGTAACGAAAGACGCACCGCCGCAGGAACTGATCACCGCCATTGAAAACGCCCGTCATAAAATCCGCTTCATTTCATCGCGCATCGCGCAGGAAATCGCCCTGCAATCCATGCGTAAAACCGCCGATCCTTTCGAAACGCTCTCCGGGCGCGAGCAACAAGTGCTGATGATGATCCTGGAAGGCAAATCCAACCAGTTCATATCCGACGCACTCTGCGTGAGCCCCAAAACGGTCAGTACCTACAAAGTGCGCTTGCAGGAGAAACTCGGGGTCAATAACGATATCGAGTTGTTGCGATTGGCCGTGAAATCCGGGCGGGTCGTGATCAACGAATGA
- a CDS encoding CYTH domain-containing protein — translation MALEIERKFLLKNDGWRAAVTSSRRLSQGYLTTLTEGAKASVRVRMGGDRAYLNIKSMTLGVTRDEFEYSIPNEDAEHMLTHLCSGAVIEKIRHHVHFAGLLWEIDEFLGANEGLVVAEVELESEDQVFEKPEWVGGEVTDDRSYYNVSLVRHPFTQWR, via the coding sequence ATGGCACTGGAAATCGAACGCAAGTTTTTGCTGAAAAATGATGGCTGGCGGGCGGCGGTGACTTCCAGTCGCCGATTGAGTCAAGGTTATTTGACCACCCTGACCGAAGGCGCCAAGGCGTCGGTGCGGGTGCGAATGGGTGGCGATCGAGCCTATCTGAATATCAAGAGCATGACCTTGGGCGTGACACGCGACGAGTTCGAGTATTCGATTCCTAATGAAGATGCCGAGCATATGTTGACCCATTTGTGTTCGGGTGCCGTGATCGAGAAAATTCGCCATCATGTGCATTTTGCCGGTCTGCTCTGGGAAATCGATGAGTTTCTCGGTGCCAATGAGGGACTTGTGGTGGCTGAGGTGGAACTTGAATCTGAGGATCAGGTTTTCGAGAAGCCCGAGTGGGTTGGGGGCGAAGTGACCGATGATCGGAGTTACTATAACGTGTCGCTGGTTCGGCATCCGTTTACACAATGGCGATGA
- a CDS encoding beta-ketoacyl-ACP synthase III, which produces MIHARITGTGSYLPERILTNQDLEKMVETSDTWIRERTGIEQRHIAEKGQLTSDLAEPAARRALEAAGKIPSDVDLLIVATTTPDRVFPSTACLLQQKLGIHGSPAFDIQAVCTGFVYALSVAEKFIKTGAARCALVIGAETLSRIVNWQDRGTCVLFADGAGAVVLEASEEPGIISTHIHADGAYESLLTTVKPGPDVDLDKLADGTAFIEMRGNEVFKMAVNTLGRIVDETLDAAGMSYADIDWLVPHQANIRIIQATARKLDLPMERVVVTVNKHGNTSAASVPLALDTAVRDGRIKRGDTILLEAFGGGFTWGSALIKF; this is translated from the coding sequence ATGATTCATGCACGTATCACCGGTACAGGGAGTTACCTTCCTGAGCGGATCCTGACGAATCAGGATCTGGAAAAGATGGTTGAAACTTCGGACACCTGGATTCGGGAGCGGACGGGCATCGAGCAACGTCATATCGCCGAGAAAGGACAGCTCACGTCCGACTTGGCCGAGCCGGCGGCGCGCCGTGCTCTGGAAGCGGCTGGCAAAATCCCGTCTGATGTTGACCTGCTGATCGTGGCGACAACAACACCTGATCGCGTATTCCCTTCAACGGCCTGTCTACTGCAGCAGAAACTGGGCATTCACGGCTCGCCTGCTTTTGATATTCAGGCAGTCTGCACGGGCTTTGTGTATGCGTTGAGTGTGGCAGAGAAATTCATCAAGACCGGTGCTGCCCGTTGCGCACTGGTCATCGGAGCGGAAACCCTGTCGCGCATCGTTAACTGGCAGGATCGAGGGACCTGCGTGCTGTTTGCTGATGGTGCCGGTGCGGTCGTGCTCGAAGCCAGCGAAGAGCCCGGAATTATCAGCACCCATATCCATGCCGATGGGGCGTACGAATCGTTGCTGACTACGGTAAAACCCGGGCCCGATGTCGATCTGGATAAACTGGCCGACGGTACGGCGTTCATTGAAATGCGCGGTAACGAAGTGTTCAAAATGGCGGTAAATACGCTCGGTCGCATCGTCGATGAAACCTTGGATGCCGCCGGGATGTCCTATGCCGACATCGACTGGCTGGTACCCCATCAGGCCAACATCCGCATCATTCAGGCAACGGCACGCAAGCTCGATTTGCCGATGGAACGCGTGGTGGTCACCGTTAACAAACACGGCAATACTTCTGCGGCTTCGGTTCCTCTGGCACTGGATACCGCCGTTCGCGATGGACGCATCAAGCGTGGCGATACGATTCTGCTCGAAGCGTTTGGTGGCGGCTTTACCTGGGGTTCGGCACTCATCAAGTTCTGA